One Nocardioidaceae bacterium SCSIO 66511 genomic window carries:
- the mmuM gene encoding homocysteine S-methyltransferase, which translates to MDLFDGPPTILDGGLATELERRGNDLSDKLWSARLLVDDPAEITATHETFYRAGAQVATTATYQASFGGFAERGLAESEAARLIRRAVELAVAARDEVGSDGVRRWVAASAGPYGAALADGSEYRGRYGLSVAELAAWHTPRLDVLCDAGADVLALETVPDTDEAEALVRAMYGRAVPAWLTYTIDGDRTRAGQPLDEAFAVVADAAEIVAVGVNCCAPADVEPAVRVARAATDKPIVVYPNSGEGWADRQWTGQSSFDAGLAEHWVAAGAAAVGGCCRVTPADIAELARTMRNDEY; encoded by the coding sequence GTGGACCTCTTCGACGGCCCGCCGACGATCCTCGATGGCGGACTCGCGACCGAGCTGGAGCGACGCGGTAACGACCTCTCGGACAAACTGTGGTCGGCGCGACTTCTCGTCGACGATCCTGCCGAGATCACTGCCACACACGAGACGTTCTATCGGGCCGGCGCCCAGGTCGCCACCACTGCGACGTATCAGGCGAGTTTCGGCGGCTTTGCCGAGCGCGGACTCGCGGAGTCCGAGGCAGCACGGTTGATCCGTCGAGCGGTCGAGCTCGCTGTCGCGGCGCGCGACGAGGTCGGATCCGATGGCGTCCGCCGTTGGGTGGCCGCATCGGCCGGACCTTACGGCGCGGCTCTCGCCGACGGCTCGGAGTATCGCGGCCGTTACGGCCTCTCCGTCGCCGAGCTCGCCGCATGGCATACGCCGCGCCTCGATGTCCTCTGCGATGCCGGCGCAGATGTACTCGCACTGGAGACGGTTCCCGACACAGACGAGGCCGAGGCGCTCGTACGCGCGATGTACGGCCGTGCGGTGCCGGCGTGGCTGACGTACACCATCGACGGCGACCGCACCCGCGCCGGGCAGCCACTCGACGAGGCCTTCGCCGTCGTTGCCGACGCTGCCGAGATCGTCGCAGTCGGCGTCAACTGCTGCGCACCTGCCGACGTCGAACCCGCCGTTCGCGTGGCCCGTGCGGCGACCGACAAGCCGATCGTCGTCTACCCGAACAGCGGCGAGGGCTGGGCCGACCGGCAATGGACCGGGCAGTCGTCCTTCGACGCGGGCCTTGCCGAACACTGGGTCGCGGCCGGGGCCGCCGCCGTCGGTGGATGTTGCCGGGTGACACCGGCCGATATCGCCGAACTGGCACGGACCATGCGCAACGACGAGTACTAG
- the gap gene encoding type I glyceraldehyde-3-phosphate dehydrogenase, with protein sequence MTVRVGINGFGRIGRNFFRAVEEAGADIEIVAFNDLGDDETQAHLLKYDSILGRFDKDVSVVDGGIKIGDRVVTSLAERDPAQLPWKDLGVDVVLESTGLFTDAEKAKAHLDGGAKKVIVSAPAKNADATFVVGVNEKSYDASAHHIMSNASCTTNCLAPMAKVLNDGIGIERGLMTTIHAYTQDQNLQDGPHKDLRRARAAALNVIPTTTGAAKAVGLVLPELDGKLDGYSLRVPVPTGSITDLTFTASRETTSDEINQIVRTAAEGPLKGIITYTEDPIVSSDIVTDPASCIFDASLTKVIGDQVKVFGWYDNEWGFSNRLVDMVKIVGSSL encoded by the coding sequence GTGACCGTGCGTGTAGGTATCAATGGATTCGGCCGCATCGGCCGCAACTTCTTCCGGGCCGTCGAGGAGGCGGGCGCCGATATCGAGATCGTCGCCTTCAACGACCTCGGCGACGACGAGACGCAGGCGCATCTGCTGAAGTACGACTCGATCCTCGGGCGCTTCGACAAGGATGTCTCAGTCGTCGACGGCGGCATCAAGATCGGCGACCGCGTGGTGACCTCGCTGGCCGAGCGCGACCCAGCACAGCTGCCGTGGAAGGACCTCGGCGTCGACGTCGTCCTCGAGTCGACCGGGCTGTTCACCGATGCCGAGAAGGCGAAGGCGCACCTCGACGGTGGGGCAAAGAAGGTCATCGTCTCCGCGCCGGCCAAGAACGCCGACGCCACCTTCGTGGTCGGCGTCAACGAAAAGTCGTACGACGCGAGCGCGCACCACATCATGTCCAACGCCTCGTGCACGACCAACTGCCTGGCGCCGATGGCCAAGGTGCTCAACGACGGCATCGGCATCGAGCGCGGCCTGATGACCACGATCCACGCGTACACCCAGGACCAGAACCTCCAGGACGGCCCGCACAAGGACCTTCGCCGGGCCCGGGCCGCCGCGCTCAACGTCATCCCGACCACGACCGGTGCTGCCAAGGCCGTCGGTCTGGTGCTCCCCGAGCTCGACGGCAAGCTCGACGGCTACTCGCTGCGGGTCCCGGTGCCGACCGGTTCGATCACCGATCTGACGTTCACTGCGTCAAGGGAGACGACGTCAGACGAGATCAACCAGATCGTGCGCACTGCCGCCGAAGGCCCGCTGAAGGGGATCATCACCTACACCGAGGACCCCATCGTCAGCAGTGACATCGTCACCGACCCCGCGTCGTGCATCTTCGACGCGAGCTTGACGAAGGTGATCGGCGATCAGGTGAAGGTCTTCGGTTGGTACGACAACGAGTGGGGCTTCTCGAACCGTCTCGTCGACATGGTCAAGATCGTCGGCTCGTCCCTCTGA
- a CDS encoding phosphoglycerate kinase, whose product MRTIDDLGDLRGRRVLVRSDLNVPLDGTTITDDGRVRASLPTLTHLRDAGARVIVTAHLGRPKGTPDPAYSLAPVAARLGELLGGDVALATDTVGESARSTVNALDDGQVCVLENVRFNAGETSKDDAERAAFAGELASLADVFVSDGFGVVHRKQASVYDVAKLLPHAAGGLVEKETEVLRRLTESPDRPYAVVLGGSKVSDKLGVIDSLLEKADTLLVGGGMVFTFLAAQGYEVGKSLLEADQLDTVRGYLAEAKERGVDIVLPTDIVVAPEFAADAPATVVAADAMPADQLGLDIGPESAAAFAEAIRGARTVFWNGPMGVFEMEAFAAGTRTVAEALTEVDGLSVVGGGDSAAAVRTLGFADSRFGHISTGGGASLEFLEGKTLPGLDVLEN is encoded by the coding sequence GTGCGAACGATCGACGACCTCGGCGACCTCCGCGGGCGCCGCGTACTCGTACGAAGCGATCTGAACGTTCCGCTCGACGGCACGACGATCACCGATGACGGGCGGGTACGCGCAAGCCTGCCCACCCTCACCCACCTGCGCGACGCGGGCGCTCGGGTGATCGTCACGGCACATCTTGGCCGTCCGAAGGGTACGCCCGACCCCGCGTACTCGCTGGCACCGGTCGCCGCGCGACTCGGCGAGCTGCTCGGCGGCGACGTGGCGCTGGCGACCGACACGGTCGGTGAGTCCGCCCGCAGTACGGTCAACGCCCTCGACGACGGCCAGGTCTGCGTCCTCGAGAACGTCCGCTTCAACGCGGGTGAGACGAGCAAGGACGACGCCGAGCGCGCCGCCTTCGCCGGTGAGCTCGCGAGCCTTGCGGATGTGTTCGTCTCCGACGGCTTCGGTGTCGTGCATCGCAAGCAGGCCAGCGTTTACGACGTCGCGAAACTGCTGCCGCACGCCGCCGGCGGGCTCGTCGAGAAGGAGACCGAGGTGCTGCGACGCCTCACCGAGTCACCCGATCGGCCGTACGCCGTGGTGCTTGGCGGCTCCAAGGTGTCCGACAAGCTCGGCGTCATCGACAGCCTGCTGGAGAAGGCCGATACGTTGCTGGTGGGCGGCGGGATGGTGTTCACCTTCCTCGCCGCGCAGGGCTACGAGGTGGGCAAGTCGCTGCTCGAGGCCGATCAGCTCGACACGGTTCGGGGCTACCTGGCGGAAGCGAAGGAGCGCGGCGTCGACATCGTGCTGCCGACCGACATCGTGGTCGCACCGGAGTTCGCCGCCGATGCTCCAGCGACGGTCGTCGCTGCGGACGCGATGCCCGCCGACCAGCTCGGCCTCGACATCGGGCCCGAGTCGGCGGCGGCATTCGCCGAGGCGATCCGCGGCGCGCGTACCGTCTTCTGGAACGGCCCGATGGGCGTCTTCGAGATGGAAGCCTTCGCCGCGGGCACGCGTACCGTCGCCGAGGCGCTCACGGAGGTCGACGGTCTGTCCGTCGTCGGCGGGGGAGACTCCGCGGCCGCCGTTCGTACGCTCGGCTTCGCCGACAGCCGGTTCGGGCACATCTCGACCGGCGGCGGAGCAAGCCTGGAGTTCCTCGAGGGCAAGACACTGCCCGGCCTCGACGTACTGGAGAACTGA
- the tpiA gene encoding triose-phosphate isomerase has product MAGNWKSNLNHQEAVVLVQKLAWTLQDKKHDFARSEIAVIPPFTDLRSVQTLVDGDRLKITYGAQDVSVHDGGAYTGEVSAAMLAKLGCTYVVVGHSERREYHGEDDATVSVKAQKTIAADMTPIVCVGEGLEVRQAGEQVEHTVAQVDGALAGLTAEQVAGLVIAYEPVWAIGTGEVATPADAQEVCAAIRGRLAETVAPEAAEATRILYGGSVKATNIASIMAQPDVDGALVGGASLKADEFAAIGRYYDMPDLNLDNNT; this is encoded by the coding sequence ATGGCGGGCAACTGGAAGTCGAACCTCAACCACCAGGAGGCCGTCGTCCTGGTGCAGAAGCTCGCCTGGACGCTGCAGGACAAGAAGCACGACTTCGCGCGTTCCGAGATCGCCGTGATCCCGCCGTTCACCGATCTGCGCAGCGTGCAGACCCTGGTCGACGGCGACCGACTCAAGATCACCTATGGCGCGCAAGACGTGTCGGTACACGACGGCGGCGCGTACACGGGCGAGGTCTCCGCGGCGATGCTGGCCAAGCTCGGCTGCACCTACGTCGTCGTCGGACACTCCGAGCGCCGGGAGTATCACGGCGAGGACGACGCGACGGTCTCGGTCAAGGCACAGAAGACGATCGCGGCCGATATGACGCCGATCGTTTGCGTCGGCGAAGGCCTCGAGGTACGCCAGGCGGGCGAGCAGGTCGAGCACACGGTCGCGCAGGTAGACGGAGCACTGGCCGGGTTGACTGCAGAGCAGGTCGCCGGTCTCGTGATCGCGTACGAGCCGGTCTGGGCGATCGGCACCGGCGAGGTCGCGACACCTGCCGATGCGCAGGAGGTGTGTGCGGCGATCCGTGGCCGCCTCGCCGAGACGGTCGCGCCAGAGGCCGCCGAGGCGACGCGTATCCTGTACGGTGGGTCGGTCAAGGCGACCAACATCGCGTCGATCATGGCGCAGCCCGACGTCGACGGAGCCCTCGTCGGCGGCGCTAGCCTGAAGGCCGATGAGTTCGCCGCGATCGGCCGGTACTACGACATGCCCGATCTGAACCTCGACAACAACACGTAA
- the secG gene encoding preprotein translocase subunit SecG: MIIFFEVVLVVSSLVMILLVLMHKGRGGGLSDMFGGGVSSGLGGSSVAERNLDRLTIGTAVIWAVSIVALGLLLKVSA, translated from the coding sequence GTGATTATTTTCTTCGAGGTAGTCCTCGTCGTCTCGAGCCTGGTGATGATTCTGCTCGTGCTGATGCACAAGGGCCGTGGCGGCGGACTGTCCGATATGTTCGGCGGCGGTGTTTCGAGCGGCCTCGGCGGATCGTCGGTCGCTGAGCGCAACCTCGACCGACTCACGATCGGCACCGCGGTGATCTGGGCGGTCAGCATCGTTGCCCTGGGGTTGCTGTTGAAGGTGTCGGCCTGA
- a CDS encoding RNA polymerase-binding protein RbpA, with the protein MASGSAIRGTRIGSGPMGEDVRGAPAPRTYINYYCGNGHATTLSFNAGVEPPERWDCPSCGLPAGDDENNPPPPVRIEPYKTHLAYVKERRSDDEAAAILNEALSDLRTRRKNGEAIY; encoded by the coding sequence GTGGCCAGTGGAAGTGCAATCCGTGGGACCCGAATCGGGTCGGGACCCATGGGCGAGGATGTACGCGGCGCGCCTGCCCCGCGTACGTACATCAACTACTACTGCGGCAATGGTCATGCGACCACGTTGAGCTTCAACGCGGGAGTCGAACCACCCGAGCGGTGGGACTGCCCCAGCTGCGGGCTACCCGCCGGCGATGACGAGAACAACCCGCCGCCGCCGGTGCGCATCGAGCCGTACAAAACACATCTCGCGTACGTCAAGGAGCGTCGCTCCGACGACGAGGCCGCGGCGATCCTGAACGAAGCGCTCTCGGACCTTCGTACCCGTCGCAAGAACGGCGAAGCGATCTACTAG
- the pgl gene encoding 6-phosphogluconolactonase, producing MSELPTESEVVRHADATGLVGDVADRLIGRLADVQRSGRVPHLGLTGGTIANDLYRAVAASPRRGDVEWTSVEFWWGDERFVAADSPDRNAVQAREAMLTDLGARESRIHQMPSSDAGDLDAAADAYGDEVRAFGAGSFDLLLLGLGPDGHIASLFPGYPQLSVDDRITVAVTDSPKPPPERISLTFGALNRSRAVWFIVSGAGKADAVARSLSAVTDVQESPATGVRGEVETVWHLDAAAASAL from the coding sequence ATGAGCGAGCTCCCCACAGAGTCCGAGGTCGTACGACACGCAGACGCCACGGGTCTGGTCGGCGACGTGGCCGACCGACTCATCGGACGCCTCGCAGACGTACAGCGATCCGGTCGGGTCCCACACCTCGGACTGACCGGCGGCACCATCGCCAACGACCTCTACCGGGCGGTCGCCGCATCTCCACGCCGGGGCGACGTGGAGTGGACCTCGGTGGAGTTCTGGTGGGGCGATGAGCGGTTCGTAGCCGCCGACTCGCCCGACCGAAATGCCGTACAAGCGCGAGAGGCGATGCTGACCGACCTCGGCGCACGCGAGTCTCGTATTCACCAGATGCCGTCGTCCGACGCAGGCGACCTCGACGCGGCGGCAGACGCCTACGGCGACGAGGTACGAGCATTCGGCGCCGGATCCTTCGATCTCCTGTTGTTGGGGCTGGGGCCCGACGGCCACATCGCATCGCTGTTTCCCGGCTATCCGCAGCTGTCCGTCGATGACCGGATCACCGTCGCCGTCACCGACTCCCCCAAACCGCCTCCCGAACGCATCAGCCTGACCTTCGGCGCGCTCAACCGGTCACGCGCCGTCTGGTTCATCGTGTCGGGTGCAGGCAAGGCCGACGCCGTCGCTCGCTCGCTCTCCGCGGTTACCGACGTACAGGAGTCGCCGGCGACCGGCGTACGCGGCGAGGTCGAGACCGTCTGGCACCTCGATGCCGCGGCCGCGAGTGCCCTCTGA
- a CDS encoding glucose-6-phosphate dehydrogenase assembly protein OpcA: MFELTDTTSSDIASALVHARRNAGSPAMDMVMTLVVVTDEASHYDAMKAAAEVSSEHPSRVIGLVRRSTRGKAQLDARVSIGDDSPGESLLLRVSGELVRHAESAVLPLLLPDSPVVVWWPTDAPDDPSGDAIGQLAQRRITDAAASRGSKHKALLNAARHYAAGDTDLAWTRLTPWRALLAAALDQVDEPVLSGRIAAARANPSADLMCAWLESRLDVEIEHVTSRGPGLTDVRLRTASGDVVVHRDAGSTGTFTIPGEADRPVALNRRTVAECLAEDLRRLDEDEVYAQTVKQVLSRAERTAAAARSKKRKASA; this comes from the coding sequence GTGTTCGAGCTGACCGATACCACTTCGTCGGACATCGCGTCCGCGCTCGTACACGCGCGCCGGAATGCGGGCAGCCCAGCGATGGACATGGTGATGACGCTGGTGGTCGTCACCGATGAGGCGTCGCACTACGACGCGATGAAGGCCGCGGCGGAGGTGTCGTCGGAGCACCCCTCACGCGTGATCGGGCTGGTGCGACGATCGACGCGAGGCAAGGCCCAGCTCGACGCGCGGGTCTCGATCGGCGATGACTCCCCCGGCGAGTCACTGCTGTTGCGCGTGAGCGGCGAGCTCGTACGTCACGCGGAGTCCGCTGTGCTCCCGCTGCTGCTACCCGACTCCCCCGTCGTCGTCTGGTGGCCGACCGACGCTCCCGACGATCCGAGCGGAGATGCGATCGGGCAACTCGCCCAACGCCGCATCACCGACGCGGCCGCATCCCGCGGATCCAAACACAAGGCGCTGCTCAACGCGGCCAGGCACTACGCCGCCGGTGACACCGACCTTGCGTGGACCCGGCTGACGCCTTGGCGCGCCCTGCTGGCCGCGGCACTCGATCAGGTCGATGAGCCCGTGTTGTCCGGCCGCATCGCCGCCGCTCGCGCGAACCCGAGCGCGGACCTGATGTGTGCGTGGCTGGAGTCTCGGCTCGACGTCGAGATCGAGCATGTCACGTCGCGCGGACCCGGCCTGACCGACGTGCGGCTGCGTACGGCCTCCGGCGATGTCGTCGTCCACCGTGATGCCGGTAGCACCGGCACCTTCACCATTCCGGGCGAGGCCGATCGACCGGTAGCCCTGAACCGCCGCACGGTCGCCGAGTGCCTGGCCGAAGACCTACGCCGGCTCGACGAAGACGAGGTGTACGCGCAGACCGTCAAGCAGGTGCTCAGCCGCGCCGAGCGTACGGCGGCTGCGGCGAGATCCAAGAAGCGGAAGGCGTCGGCATGA
- the zwf gene encoding glucose-6-phosphate dehydrogenase yields MEQNPLRDPRDRRLPQIAGPCSMVMFGVTGDLARKKLIPAIYDLANRGLLPPGFSLVGFARRDWENQDFAQVVYDSAKTHARTPFRQEVWDQLAEGFRFVSGDFDDDEAYEHLRETVEELDVARGTRGNHAFYLSIPPGFFPTVIDKLRKHGLADQHGDSWRRVVIEKPFGHDLQSAKELNAIVSEVFPPESVFRIDHYLGKETVQNILAFRFANGLFEPVWNSNYVDHVQITMAEDIGIGGRAGYYDGIGAARDVIQNHLLQLMALVAMEEPVSFSARALRIEKQKILSSVRLPARLDEHTVRGQYAPGWASGEKVPGYLEEKDISSRSTTETYAAIRLDIATRRWAGVPFYLRTGKRLGRRVTEVAVVFKRAPHLPFEATAVEELGQNALVMRIQPDEGVTLRFGAKVPGTAMEIRDVNMDFAYGGAFVESSPEAYERLILDVLLGDPPLFPRHEEVELAWRILDPIIEFWQADGKPDQYPSGTWGPASADEMLARDGRTWRRP; encoded by the coding sequence ATGGAGCAGAACCCGCTGCGCGATCCGCGTGATCGGCGGCTCCCGCAGATCGCCGGGCCCTGCAGCATGGTGATGTTCGGCGTCACCGGAGACCTTGCCCGCAAAAAGCTGATCCCGGCGATCTACGACCTCGCGAACCGCGGCCTGTTGCCACCGGGATTCTCGCTGGTGGGATTCGCGCGACGAGACTGGGAGAACCAGGACTTCGCGCAGGTCGTCTACGACTCGGCCAAGACTCATGCGCGTACGCCGTTCCGCCAAGAGGTGTGGGACCAGCTCGCCGAGGGCTTCCGCTTCGTCTCGGGCGACTTCGACGACGACGAGGCGTACGAACACCTCCGCGAGACCGTCGAGGAGCTCGATGTCGCCCGCGGCACCCGCGGCAACCACGCGTTCTACCTGTCGATCCCGCCGGGATTCTTTCCCACGGTCATCGACAAGCTGCGCAAGCACGGACTCGCCGACCAGCACGGCGACTCCTGGCGCCGGGTCGTCATCGAGAAGCCGTTCGGCCACGATCTGCAGAGCGCGAAAGAGCTCAACGCGATCGTCTCCGAGGTCTTCCCGCCCGAGTCGGTGTTTCGCATCGACCACTACCTCGGCAAGGAGACCGTCCAGAACATTCTGGCGTTCCGTTTCGCGAACGGGTTGTTCGAGCCCGTGTGGAACTCCAACTATGTCGACCATGTGCAGATCACGATGGCCGAAGACATCGGCATCGGCGGTCGAGCCGGCTACTACGACGGCATCGGAGCCGCCCGCGATGTGATCCAGAATCACCTTCTGCAGCTGATGGCCCTGGTGGCGATGGAAGAGCCGGTGTCGTTCTCCGCGCGGGCGCTGCGGATCGAGAAGCAGAAGATCCTGTCGTCGGTACGACTTCCCGCGCGGCTCGACGAGCACACGGTCCGCGGCCAGTACGCACCGGGATGGGCCAGCGGCGAGAAGGTACCCGGCTACCTCGAGGAGAAGGACATCTCGTCGAGGTCCACGACCGAGACGTACGCGGCGATCCGGCTCGACATCGCGACGCGCCGGTGGGCCGGTGTGCCGTTCTACCTTCGTACGGGCAAGCGGCTCGGGCGCCGTGTCACCGAGGTGGCGGTCGTGTTCAAGCGTGCGCCGCACTTGCCCTTCGAGGCAACGGCCGTCGAGGAGCTCGGCCAGAACGCACTCGTCATGCGCATCCAGCCGGACGAGGGCGTCACGCTCAGGTTCGGCGCGAAGGTGCCCGGTACGGCGATGGAGATCCGCGACGTCAACATGGACTTCGCGTACGGCGGCGCCTTCGTCGAGTCCAGCCCCGAGGCGTACGAACGGCTCATCCTCGACGTTCTCCTGGGTGACCCGCCGCTGTTCCCGCGGCATGAGGAGGTCGAGCTCGCGTGGCGCATCCTCGACCCGATCATCGAGTTCTGGCAGGCCGACGGCAAACCCGACCAGTACCCGTCCGGTACGTGGGGTCCCGCGTCGGCCGACGAGATGCTCGCCCGAGACGGACGTACCTGGCGGCGTCCATGA
- a CDS encoding glucose-6-phosphate isomerase — MTGPDWNAAEVRANGTFHLRAGYRDVTAYTSAVEELVENRVASRIGARDHTLWGPAAESEAAKRLAWVGLAEESRPLVGDIEQLRAELRARGVDHVVLCGMGGSSLAPEVICASDGVELTVVDSSHPDFVRAAIADRLDRTVVVVSSKSGGTVETDSQRRAYERAFRDAGIAPAERIVVVTDPGSPLDEQATADGYRVFHANPDVGGRYSALTAFGLVPSGLAGADIGGLLDDASAISTALTSDDVDNPALRLGAVLGVANRAGADKVVLVSVDTPIVGFADWAEQLLAESTGKDGKGVLPVVVEGVNAPNFDPNTDDEGLYSIGAGFPFETVVPASGWGAAVDAGLGAQMLLWEYATAVAGRIIGINPFDQPDVESAKAAARGLLSGGGEQPTPAFTDGAVDVYGPADVIGDATTVTDALTTLLEKLDPDRGYLAVMAYLDRRRDAELATVRRSLARRTGRPTTFGWGPRFLHSTGQYHKGGPSTGVYLQITDDADQDLDVPGRDFTFGEFIHAQAAGDASVLADHDRPVLRLHLTDRAAGVAAILKAVG, encoded by the coding sequence GTGACCGGGCCCGACTGGAACGCCGCGGAGGTACGCGCCAATGGCACGTTCCATCTGCGGGCGGGATACCGCGACGTCACTGCGTACACGAGCGCCGTCGAGGAGCTCGTCGAGAACCGCGTCGCCAGCCGCATCGGCGCTCGCGATCACACCCTGTGGGGCCCGGCCGCCGAGTCGGAGGCGGCAAAGCGGCTCGCCTGGGTCGGGCTGGCCGAGGAGTCGCGGCCCCTGGTCGGCGACATCGAACAGCTGCGCGCCGAGCTACGCGCCCGCGGTGTCGACCACGTCGTGCTGTGCGGCATGGGAGGCTCATCGCTCGCACCCGAGGTGATCTGCGCATCCGACGGCGTTGAGTTGACCGTTGTCGACTCGTCGCATCCCGACTTCGTACGGGCCGCCATCGCTGACCGGCTCGACCGTACGGTCGTCGTGGTCTCCAGCAAGTCCGGCGGCACGGTCGAGACCGACAGTCAGCGGCGGGCGTACGAGCGGGCGTTCCGCGACGCTGGTATCGCCCCGGCCGAGCGCATCGTCGTCGTCACCGACCCGGGCTCGCCGCTCGATGAGCAGGCGACGGCGGACGGCTACCGGGTGTTCCACGCGAACCCCGACGTCGGGGGTCGCTACTCGGCGCTGACGGCGTTCGGCCTCGTACCAAGCGGTCTCGCGGGCGCCGATATCGGCGGGCTGCTCGACGACGCCTCGGCGATCAGCACGGCGCTGACCTCCGACGACGTCGACAACCCTGCCCTCCGACTCGGCGCGGTTCTCGGCGTGGCCAACCGCGCCGGAGCCGACAAGGTCGTGCTCGTGTCCGTCGACACCCCGATCGTCGGGTTCGCCGACTGGGCCGAACAACTGCTTGCCGAGTCGACAGGCAAGGACGGCAAAGGCGTGCTGCCGGTCGTGGTCGAGGGAGTCAATGCACCGAACTTCGACCCGAACACCGACGACGAGGGGCTGTACTCGATCGGCGCCGGATTCCCCTTCGAGACCGTCGTACCCGCGTCTGGCTGGGGCGCCGCTGTCGATGCCGGACTCGGCGCACAGATGCTGCTCTGGGAGTACGCAACCGCGGTCGCCGGCCGCATCATCGGCATCAACCCGTTCGACCAGCCCGACGTCGAGAGCGCGAAGGCGGCCGCCCGCGGGTTGCTGTCCGGCGGAGGCGAGCAGCCGACGCCCGCATTCACCGACGGCGCGGTCGATGTGTACGGCCCGGCCGACGTCATCGGCGACGCCACGACGGTGACCGATGCGCTCACGACCTTGTTGGAAAAGCTCGATCCCGACCGCGGATATCTTGCGGTGATGGCCTACCTCGACCGACGCCGCGACGCAGAGCTGGCGACCGTACGGCGATCGCTCGCCCGGCGTACGGGTCGGCCGACGACCTTCGGCTGGGGTCCCCGGTTCCTGCACTCGACGGGTCAGTACCACAAGGGCGGCCCGTCGACCGGTGTGTACCTCCAGATCACCGACGACGCCGACCAGGACCTCGACGTACCGGGCCGGGACTTCACCTTCGGCGAGTTCATCCATGCACAGGCAGCGGGCGACGCATCCGTCCTCGCCGACCACGACCGGCCGGTGCTGCGGCTCCACCTGACCGACCGAGCGGCCGGCGTGGCCGCGATCCTGAAGGCGGTGGGATAA
- the tal gene encoding transaldolase codes for MNDRLQSLSDAGVSIWLDDLSRERIESGNLSELIAGSNVVGVTTNPTIFAKALSDGERYTEQIRELAAAGADVQTAVYELTTRDVQEACDLMLPVFDRTDGVDGRVSIEVEPGLAHDTDATIRRAKELHDKVNRPNLLVKIPATAAGVPAIEASIAAGISINVTLIFALERHREVIGAYLSGIEQAKAAGHDVSRIHSVASFFVSRVDTEIDKRLEAIGTDEALALRGKAAVANARLAFELYEQEFSSERARSLHSAGMRMQRPLWASTGVKNPDYSDTMYVDDLIVGPTVNTMPEATLRAVADHAEVRSEDTVHGTYDESRAVLDQIAAVGISYDDVVQVLEDEGVDKFDKSWAELEETVQSELDKARR; via the coding sequence ATGAACGACCGACTCCAATCACTCTCCGATGCCGGAGTCTCCATCTGGCTCGACGACCTGTCTCGCGAGCGGATCGAGAGCGGCAACCTGTCCGAGCTGATCGCCGGCTCCAACGTCGTCGGGGTGACGACCAACCCGACGATCTTCGCCAAGGCGCTGTCCGACGGCGAGCGCTACACCGAGCAGATACGTGAGCTCGCAGCGGCGGGCGCCGACGTACAGACCGCGGTGTACGAGCTCACGACGCGCGACGTACAAGAGGCATGCGATCTGATGCTCCCCGTTTTCGACCGCACCGACGGTGTCGACGGCCGGGTCTCGATCGAGGTCGAGCCCGGTCTCGCACATGACACCGATGCGACGATCCGGAGGGCGAAGGAGCTGCACGACAAGGTCAACCGACCGAACCTCCTGGTGAAGATCCCGGCCACCGCCGCCGGGGTGCCAGCGATCGAGGCGAGCATCGCCGCGGGAATCAGCATCAACGTCACCCTGATCTTCGCGCTCGAGCGCCACCGCGAGGTGATCGGCGCGTACCTCTCCGGTATCGAGCAGGCCAAGGCCGCAGGCCATGACGTCTCGCGCATCCACTCGGTCGCATCGTTCTTCGTCAGCCGGGTCGACACCGAGATCGACAAGCGGCTGGAGGCGATCGGCACCGACGAAGCACTCGCGCTGCGCGGCAAGGCCGCCGTCGCCAACGCGCGGCTGGCGTTCGAGCTGTACGAACAGGAGTTCTCGTCCGAGCGTGCCCGGTCGCTGCACAGTGCAGGCATGCGGATGCAGCGTCCGCTGTGGGCGTCGACCGGCGTCAAGAACCCCGACTACTCCGACACGATGTACGTCGACGACCTGATCGTGGGGCCGACGGTCAACACGATGCCGGAGGCGACTCTGCGGGCGGTAGCCGACCACGCCGAGGTCCGCTCCGAAGACACCGTGCACGGCACGTACGACGAATCCCGAGCCGTACTCGACCAGATTGCGGCGGTCGGCATCTCGTACGACGACGTCGTCCAGGTGCTCGAGGACGAAGGCGTCGACAAGTTCGACAAGTCGTGGGCAGAGCTCGAGGAGACGGTGCAGAGCGAACTCGACAAGGCGCGCCGGTGA